The DNA segment CCGCCGCCATGGTCGCCGCCGCTACCTCGGCCGCGATGCAGGACTCGCAACCTTTCTCGCAGGTAACTAATACCCCACAATCCCACGCCAAAAAATGTAGCATCCGATAACAAAATACGTATGCAAAGAGCTCATAAAATCGCCAAATTCACCCATCTCTTTCTCACTTCACAGATGCAAAACAACATGAGCATGGGCAACCCCCAGTACAGTGCGATGAATGGTTACGGCCAACAACGTAGCCATAATCCGTCCATGGGCAGCATGGGCATGGGGGGCAACGCCGGCATGAACGGCATGACCGGAATGGGCCAAATGAATAATGGCGGAATGAACGGCATGAATCCCATGTCCCAAATGGCTAACATGGGCATGCACGGGAACATGATGCCGTCGCAAATGGGGCCCGGTCAGATGGGCAATGGTGCGAAGATGAACTCTGGATACCAGAGGCGGCACGCGCCATATCCTTCCGGTAATATGCTGATGGGGACGCGGAAGCCGCAGTATATGGGAGGCCAGCCTGGCTTTGGGCCTCAGCAATACCCTGCGGGCTACGGGGGTCGGCCAGGCTTTCAAGGCCAGTACCCTCCTCAGCAACCACTTGGGCCGTCAAGTAACTTTGCGCCTACGATGGCTAGAGGAGGCATGCGGCAAGCGACGCCACCATATTCTAACCAGGGGCAGTATTTTAATGGGGGAGTGCCGAACCAATTCCCCCAGCATTCAACGGGTAACGGGCAGTATGCGGGTCAATATAGTCAGCAGTTTGCTCAAGAAGTGGCGATGAGGACGAATATGAGCTATCAGCACAGTCCTGTTCCCGGAAACCCGACGCCGCCTCTGACGCCCGCTAGCAGTATGCCGCCTTATATCAGCCCAAACGCTGACGTGAAACCCCACTTTAATGAACTCAAACCACCGATGAACATGCAAAGTAAGAGTGagcattgttttttttatattattacttaatattgttttttaattgGCCAATAACTAATATCTGATATTTTTCTTTCAGATGATGAGCTTCGGTTAACATTCCCTGTAAGAGATGGTATTATTTTACCGCCATTTAGATTAGAACACAATTTAGCTGTAAGCAACCACGTATTCCAATTGAAACCTACGGTTCACTCCACGTTAATATGgaggtaagtatttttcattaagagtgaaaaaatatatctactaCTGAAATAtacttatcaataattatCTTACTTGAAGTATTTTACTAACTATATCTCATTTTCTTTAAAGGTCGGACCTAGAGTTGCAACTGAAATGCTTCCACCACGAGGATAGGTTGATGAACACCAATTGGCCGGCGAGCGTTCAAGTGTCAGTCAACGCTACTCCATTAGTCATAGACAGAGGCGAGAACAAAACAGCCCACAAACCGTTGTACCTGAAGGAAGTGTGCCAGCCTGGCAGAAACACCATACAGATCACCGTGTCTGCATGCTGCtgcgtaagtacctatacattcCATATTTCATACGCAGTTACTGcattatcaaaataaatgaaGCGTGGATAAATTCGTCTGCCACTTGTTACGATTATGACTTAACAACAATTTAACATTCTCCAATTTTGTTTCAGTCACATTTATTCGTATTACAATTAGTCCACCGGCCGAGTGTCCGAAGTGTCCTGCAAGGGTTACTACGGAAGAGATTACTAACAGCAGATCATTGCATCGCGAAAATCAAGATGAATTTCAACCAGACATCGAACAACGGCAATAATGGGAACCCTAACAATGATAGGGACAGTGTGGAGCAAACAGCGCTAAAAGTGTCTCTAAAATGTCCGATAACCTTCAAGAAAATCACGCTCCCCGCGCGTGGTCATGAGTGCAAGCACATACAGTGTTTCGACCTGGAATCGTATCTGCAACTGAACTGCGAGCGGGGGTCATGGCGATGTCCGGTGTGCAAGTGAGTACCTGCATTACATTACCTTAATTCCTCTTTTCCTGTTTGTTGTAGCGTGgccttaagtacctacgttgaatttattatgaaccagaagaaaaaggaaaataatatgCAACGTATGCAGCTTACTTGAACACGACCTACTTTGAATAACTCTTtatgaataattatattcttcgTTTCCAGTAAACCGGCTCAACTTGAAGGTTTAGAAGTAGATCAGTACATGTGGGGTATCCTCAGTACACTAAACACGTCTGATGTCGATGAGGTTACCATCGACTGTGGAGCAAACTGGAAAGCAGTGAAGATCACCAACACATCAGGCATTAAGGTAAGATAAAACATCTCAAAAAAGTCTTTCTTTGTTAATAGGACCATGACTGGCGATCCCTTTCACCAATGTgaaaattacaacatttatTTCTCTTGTGTTTTCCACCGACATAATTAAGAATatcatacaatattatttccTTAATTAACATGAAAACTATGACATTACAGCAAGAAGAAGACAGCAGCGATGGTATTGGTAAAAGAAGCAAAGCCCACTCACCGGGTTCAATGAACATGCCTACAATGAACAACTGGGACCAAGCACTATCACCATACCTGCCTCCTGACATGAACACCATCGCCAGTGGCTCAATGATCAACCCCTACAACCAGAGTGCTCAGAACCGAAACGCTAATTCAAACCAGAATTACGACTTCGGGATGAACAACGGGCCGGGAAGCAATGAGTTTGCAGGAAACGGTCCACTGTCGCATTTGAACGATAGCGTCAATTCTCTGGATCCCCTAAATGCGATGGAGAAGAGTTTGAACGATCAGGTAAGAATCTAATTTTAGTTTTCagaaaatataggtacattaaataagaccaaaaaaatcttaaattcCGAAAATATAGTCAGTAATATGCCAcaccttaattttttatagACCTTTAAAGAATcaccagaaaaaaaaaactttaatccATTTACCATTTCGTCTTCAGATGCCTCACACGCCGCACACGCCACATACGCCTGGCTCGGCCCACacgccgggcggcggcggcggcgcccacACCCCGGGCTCCGCGCACACACCTGGCCCTCCGTCGGTAGACCATCACACCCTCACCGATGTGGACATCCCCTCGGATCTCAACTTCGACCCTGCGGCTGTCATCGACGGCGAGGGCACTGATAATCTCAATGTAAGTTTCCACTTTTTGCAGTTTTAGATAGCTTAATTTTGTTAATGATTGGATGCAAATAAAGTAACAAAGAGTGTGACCCCCATTACATAAATTCTCCCATTTGTTTGCCAACAATTTACTTACAAAGGCATATCTCCAGTTGTTGCCAGAAACGAACGTGGATCCATTAGAGTTGTTGTCGTACCTGGACACGCCAGCCCTGGGCGAGCTGCTGGCGACGCCGCCGTCGTCGTCTTCATCAGCCGGCAGTCACCCCGCGCCCGGACGCGCCCCCTCCTCAGATGATCTGCTAGCGTTGTTCGAGTGACGCAACACACCGGACGACTTGTTCAAACTACTCTCGTAGGCCGCCATTGTGATACTAGATTTTAGTTCCTTCTCCACCGACGGCAATTTCGGACGCGTCAACCCCTTTCAAAGCCTAAACGCAATGTTACAACGAATTTgaccaattatttattttagcttCTTTTGCGAAGTTTAGATAGAAAATCCCGACTCTAAGTTCGATTTGCTTGTAAGGTTGCTGCGTTCGTGATTGTCGAGCATTTACTGTCTAAACAATGATGCTGGGGAAATATTTTAGtgtttaggtattttatgtgAGGCGACGATCGTGTTGGCCATAGATATCGCCGTTTGTGCATGTATAGTTCCTCGCAAGGCTCACGGTGAGCTCGTTATATTCTAAACTATAGTATAAGATACaccataaaataattttattgaaagtCTTATTCAATTCTTAATGTAATGGAGTAGagtttgttttaatttgtgaCTGTAATTGTAAATACATGTTCAGTTCAAGATGTGGAGTGTAAGCCAAGTTATTTTTACTTGTGCTTGTTGTTTTCCTACCTGAAAGTAGTGACGTGATTGTGTAAAGACGGTGTAAATATAGTGTAAGAGTTTTTCTGCATACGTCACGCTTAGATGCATTATGAATCTTATAGTTCCTAAAGCAAGCGAGCGAACTATAATGTTCAATGCCGTTTACTGTATTCCTTGACGTTTACGCATATTTCTGCATTTTTACTTGATAAGATAGTAGATTTTGTGAGTATAGCTGTTTTACTCGCTTATTGGGTGATATACTATAAAATGagtttaaattgaaataaatggtAACGAATGAGTTACAAATGTTTATTATTCTAAATGAGAGTGCAAAAATGGACtctgttaaattattttgcgTTAACTATGTGGACAGAAGGATGatagaaatatattataatttctttaaatattaataaactgTATTATTTGTACATACGAATTTAgttaagaatataataataatattatctagTTCTATCTATATAGGTGAACATGGCAGATACTTATATGATGGCCAGTTTAGTATAtagttactaaattaaaaaGAGTTCTACACATGGTTTTACatgtacatacaaaattatcacGTAGGTATATCGATCGATCAAAGACAAGATTTGTGTctctcaaatatttataaagtaaaaatgtTCTGAATAAGATACAACTATTATTCAAGACATATTTCTAAACTTTGGTCGAGTCGAAATGCTAACCAACAAActagtgaaattttgctttaCTCTTTGCTcatctgaaacaaaataatttatttctcgTTAAAATATTTCAGCAATAATATTCAGACATTAAAAATCATGTGATATACGCAATAATTGATGTGTCCCCTTCGATTTGTTACTTGACTGTATCCCTTTAATGAATTTTCTCGTACATATTTTAACTAACTTAGTTAGAACAATGTCTTTTCATATTTCTTAATCTGTATTAAaatagattatttattattaagatgaGCATGGAAGAGCATACAGACCTGTTTCACATATTTTCAAATGTTTGGTGTCAATTTCTGGTCTTTCTTTAGTTTATACCAGACCTTGtttaaatattgaatattttaatcTACGCGAACCTCACCACCGATTTTTCTCATCACCGATAACATTAAACTCTCGTTGGCACTAAATATATTTGGTTATgaatgcaataaataaaaacttccaCCACCTTTAAAGTAACGTACAATTACCATTTTTTATCCGTTGAATTATCCGTAGCCACGAAACGAGGCATCCCTTATCAAGTCAatagaataaatttaatattatatctatccacCGTTTTCAATTTCCATAATCATGTAACTAACATATTGGATTTTATCgtacaaacaaattaaagacCAGAAAATTGACCAGGAAGTTCTCTAAATGGAATTAAGTtcccatattttttatttttttttcgacaGAAATCATAATCTTCTCATTACATCTTGTAGAGGTTTATTTTGTgacgttaaaaaaaatagttatatGTAAAAATCAATCTTGATACTTTCAGAAACTTGTGTACAAAAGAATAATGGTGTTACGCGCCTCTCCTTCACGCTTTAGGTACATATTGACGCCTCTTTATCTTTAGTGATAGAAGATTTCAGAAAACTACATAAACTAGTAAAAAGGCATTATATCAATAAAAAGAAACATGTTCATTTTGACTACCGTCTTTCCAAATGAATATGGTCACAGCTTTTCATTACCTGATAATTATATACTTTAAGGGACCTCTAATTCCAATTAGCTAGTTCTTTTACTGTAGTGAATATTTTACTATTGGTTGGATCATCAGTAGGCTTTTGTGAGACCAAATAGCACtgtttttacacatttacccattttagataatttgaaattgaaattaatttgtataaaaatgtttaaaaattgAATTATAGTTAGCATATCAcacaaaatatcaaaatctTAACTGCGTGATCCAACCAAATAAGTGATTACTatgattaatataattatataaaattttgttgactaaattaaatattgaactGCTCACAAGGGTAGCAAATTTTTAGGTCTTgtacaaaagtaaaaaaaaacaagcatTTGGAAATAAgtgaaatattaataatattgtaagtaaaataataatgattccATGACTTGTTCAATCATGTGACACCAAACTGTAAAGTAGcataattatcaattttatgtaaaaaaattagcAATCCGTTTGACCCCCCAGAACCActgaaattaattttgaaatgtataaaatgaaaaaaaaaacgtaacatttttatgttattgaaaataaaatgaatctaaaaattataaataataggttttttatttcataacagATAGGTACCCtaaatactaaatacatataaaatcaTTGTTACAACTATGTAActgaagtaagtataaattgatACTAATAGAGATTCCAAGAACGCGACGTAAAAGAAAAACCttaggtacatagttataTTTAATTGAACAGCTCTCTATACCCATTAATTAATCTAGTAGcacaataggtaggtacaccaCGAGTGGTGATATGCAgatagttaattaatattaaatataaaaatagttgGTAAGTCATAATTATTGGTATACCTAGATTACCTACGTAACTATCAGAAATCAAGTTTCTTAAGACTAAGCACCAAGATATAAATAGAGCGACGACCTGAATGACCTGTCATCTGAAGAAACGAACCAGTCTAACAAGTTTCAAGTAAATTTTAGTGTCAAAATTTTACCCCACGGCACTGAACCAATTTACCAAGAAGTCCTTTTGAGAAGTCTACCAAGGCTTAGAATCATCTAGGGCATATTATGTGTAGACGCCAAAGTCCAGTTATTTTtgtaccaaaataaaaccaaagGATTGCAGTGTGGTACTTAAGCTTCAAGCTTTGTATGCGTGTCAAGTGATCAGTGTTACCATGGTAGAGAAATACATTTTACCcatttaaacattattataaaaaatatacttaatatttttttagtaagtgACCTACCGACTAACtgatatgaaaataattttgacAAGGACTAATTTACAAAGATCTTAGTCAAGATCTTCATCCTTTTCACCGATGAAGTGGCAGGCGATAGGCACGATGACGCTCCGCTCGTGAATGTCACCGCTCGTGAATATCACTGGGTGCTCTGAAACGCTGCTGCTGGGGATCCAAACTCCGGTTAAGTTTGACCTAAAGCGCCCCTTGTTATGATTTATGATGTCCATGGAGCTACTATTAGCACCCATAACTGGTCACACTGGATCCTCGGGTCGCCCGATTGACGCCTTCAGAGACATTGCGTATCTGATTTGTTGCGCCTGATCAAAAGGTGGCTTTACTGGATGTTGCGGTCGGTGaccacatacatacatttggATCCGGCACGAAGGACCATCAATTGAagttaaatgtttatttgtaaGGGTTATCAAATGTATACGAATTGTAGTTACCTCTACAATACGGTTAAGACTAACTTCTATCGAAGAAAAAGTTACGATGGGACTGTCATGTTCATGTGTGATCAAAGtctctaaataaaataaagattttaaaaaaacttctaTCGATATCTATTCTATCAGATTAAACAACCAcgaaatttgtattttaatttaatgtcgtTCGAATGATATGTAGCAGAAGctgattttataaaataacacgTGACACTGCTATGCcaaaaaattgcaataataattatagtcatAATAAGTTAATGTTAACAAACACTCTCCCTTCTCCTGCTTCTATAAGACAAAAGAGTTTTGTCTCAACTTCTTTTCAAAGTGAACAGGTAAACCTTCATTCATCAAAGGAAGGTTGATGAAGCTGGCAAGCCTTAACTCACACAACACAGGCTTTTCATACGCACACAAACGTGAACACCAAGAGCACACACTACCTATATCGTCTGTAGATAGACAGTCAAATACTTGTCGGGTCTTGGGCAGGTAGCGCGCCTTGTCTTACCGGTCGAACGAGACAAAACGAATCGAACGAATTTGAAAAACGAACTTTATACTCTTCTAAATTAAAAAGACGCAAGATTTAGCAACGGCCAGTGTTAAGTGCGGGTGGCATTCGCCTACATACAGGTATGACGTACCTATAGATATAGCTTACTACAACTTCTCCATAAGTGCATAGCGGATATCTAGAACCAGATTTGAGGCTACGTTGCAGGCTGCTTTCCTGTTtacttgtttgttttgtgtGAACTGTGTGCTCTATACGTTACATTTGAACTCCAGCGCATTTGATGTAACCAAACACGACGGATCGTACAGGTATTTACACAAttccatattaaattatgcAAAATTTGATAGCATTCAGGTGTTTTCTCGTTCTTTTACATTAAGTAGTTAACCTACCTGATTCTTAATTTATTGTAACATATagattaagtataatataaaaaaaatcaagttttattttgatttggaAAGTTTCTTTTATCAATTATGGATTAAAAAATTTACTCTTTCAATAGATTACGTTCCTATTTGCATCTTCACCATGCATCGCAtctgtaattttttcaaagtaaaatttatttttagagattttaaatttgtttttttacatgttGCAGAAGTAGACTTCTGCAATAGTCGTAGCTAGTCTAAACCTCGCTTATGGCATCAATCATGCATGGCTCGTATTAACAGAGTTGTTTTTCTAAGGAAATATGATGGAGATAATACTGATGATACTTACCTCATTTGCTATTACACTATAGGTGTCTGCAGGTAAGAATGCAAATCATATTTTAGAATTATTGGCGTTAGAGTAAAAATAGACTACCTTCGTAAAAATAACTGACATTATGGTTCTATGGTTATGGTATTCATAGCGTACTAGGTTGATTCCTGCACTTGattaatgttttgtttgtttgtttgtttcaatGTAATTATTAAGTCATCATAAAAAACACAGTACAATTAACAATGACCCACAAAATCACTTTTTAACTGACTTTAAAGAAAGGAGAAGGTTTTGTCTAAATTCATctgtatgttatttatttgttgtttacttCATTTGGACACCTATATTGTTgaggaaataaacatttttgttattgATAGTCAGAAAAAGTCCATCAGATAttgcaaaattttaatttttaaaccaACCAAAAATGAGAAttcaatattatgtataggcacttattatatacctatatttttaacttatctatcCACTTAATTGTGTCGATAACTCCAATGTATTATACCTACGCTACGCCATACTTCGCAATTACTAATTTTCTTGTCAGCTTTATTCGTGGTTTCACTTTTTAATTGTTCTCTAACAAGGCAGTTTCTCCAATGACTGATGAAGTGACCTTTTCAATAGTGTGCTCTACTTTTTAACTGACTTGAAAGAAAGGAGAAGGTTCTGTCTAAATTCATCTGTatgttatttaagtatttcttGTTTATTTCAGCAAAATTTACTGATGGTGATTATGAGGTACTttttatatatgtacttacatataattaaAACGGGTGCTTTTGCAGCCCATCTAAACCACATAGAGTTTAAGGTTATTGGCGCTAGACAGCAACCTGAGTTCTACTTTTCTTAAAAAACCAGTGCTATGCT comes from the Plutella xylostella chromosome 9, ilPluXylo3.1, whole genome shotgun sequence genome and includes:
- the LOC105393439 gene encoding zinc finger MIZ domain-containing protein 1 isoform X2; the protein is MSGGGDNSQFGATAAMVAAATSAAMQDSQPFSQMQNNMSMGNPQYSAMNGYGQQRSHNPSMGSMGMGGNAGMNGMTGMGQMNNGGMNGMNPMSQMANMGMHGNMMPSQMGPGQMGNGAKMNSGYQRRHAPYPSGNMLMGTRKPQYMGGQPGFGPQQYPAGYGGRPGFQGQYPPQQPLGPSSNFAPTMARGGMRQATPPYSNQGQYFNGGVPNQFPQHSTGNGQYAGQYSQQFAQEVAMRTNMSYQHSPVPGNPTPPLTPASSMPPYISPNADVKPHFNELKPPMNMQNDELRLTFPVRDGIILPPFRLEHNLAVSNHVFQLKPTVHSTLIWRSDLELQLKCFHHEDRLMNTNWPASVQVSVNATPLVIDRGENKTAHKPLYLKEVCQPGRNTIQITVSACCCSHLFVLQLVHRPSVRSVLQGLLRKRLLTADHCIAKIKMNFNQTSNNGNNGNPNNDRDSVEQTALKVSLKCPITFKKITLPARGHECKHIQCFDLESYLQLNCERGSWRCPVCNKPAQLEGLEVDQYMWGILSTLNTSDVDEVTIDCGANWKAVKITNTSGIKQEEDSSDGIGKRSKAHSPGSMNMPTMNNWDQALSPYLPPDMNTIASGSMINPYNQSAQNRNANSNQNYDFGMNNGPGSNEFAGNGPLSHLNDSVNSLDPLNAMEKSLNDQMPHTPHTPHTPGSAHTPGGGGGAHTPGSAHTPGPPSVDHHTLTDVDIPSDLNFDPAAVIDGEGTDNLNLLPETNVDPLELLSYLDTPALGELLATPPSSSSSAGSHPAPGRAPSSDDLLALFE
- the LOC105393439 gene encoding zinc finger MIZ domain-containing protein 1 isoform X1, yielding MSGGGDNSQFGATAAMVAAATSAAMQDSQPFSQMQNNMSMGNPQYSAMNGYGQQRSHNPSMGSMGMGGNAGMNGMTGMGQMNNGGMNGMNPMSQMANMGMHGNMMPSQMGPGQMGNGAKMNSGYQRRHAPYPSGNMLMGTRKPQYMGGQPGFGPQQYPAGYGGRPGFQGQYPPQQPLGPSSNFAPTMARGGMRQATPPYSNQGQYFNGGVPNQFPQHSTGNGQYAGQYSQQFAQEVAMRTNMSYQHSPVPGNPTPPLTPASSMPPYISPNADVKPHFNELKPPMNMQSKNDELRLTFPVRDGIILPPFRLEHNLAVSNHVFQLKPTVHSTLIWRSDLELQLKCFHHEDRLMNTNWPASVQVSVNATPLVIDRGENKTAHKPLYLKEVCQPGRNTIQITVSACCCSHLFVLQLVHRPSVRSVLQGLLRKRLLTADHCIAKIKMNFNQTSNNGNNGNPNNDRDSVEQTALKVSLKCPITFKKITLPARGHECKHIQCFDLESYLQLNCERGSWRCPVCNKPAQLEGLEVDQYMWGILSTLNTSDVDEVTIDCGANWKAVKITNTSGIKQEEDSSDGIGKRSKAHSPGSMNMPTMNNWDQALSPYLPPDMNTIASGSMINPYNQSAQNRNANSNQNYDFGMNNGPGSNEFAGNGPLSHLNDSVNSLDPLNAMEKSLNDQMPHTPHTPHTPGSAHTPGGGGGAHTPGSAHTPGPPSVDHHTLTDVDIPSDLNFDPAAVIDGEGTDNLNLLPETNVDPLELLSYLDTPALGELLATPPSSSSSAGSHPAPGRAPSSDDLLALFE